ACTTCCTGCTGCCGCCGCGGGTGGTAGTCGGGCCCGACGAGAACGGGGTGAAGAAGGTGACCGAGTACCGGTTCGACGACGAGGGCAACAAGGTCCGGGTCACCACCACCACCCGCGTCCGCAAGCTCACCCGTGCCCGCCTTAGCAAGCGCGCCCTCGAGCGCCGCTCCTGGCCCAAGTTTGGCGACGCCGCCCACGAGGACGCCGGCGCCCGCCTCACCATGGTCTCCACCGAGGAGATCCTCCTCGAGCGCCCCCGCGCTCCCGGTTCGACCCTTTCccaccctcctcttttcttcttcttcttaatcgCCTTGTGATCGCTCTTTCGTTAGGGTTTTGCATGATTATTTCGATTCGATTTCATAGGTTATATTTCGGCAGATCCCATCCATAATCTCTAGGGTGCCGAGTGCGATTTAGGGGGGATTAACCCCAAACTGCGTCCTTAGCGTTTGTTTCCCATTGAATAAGACTGGATTAGAGTCGAAAAGCAAATCACAAGATCATGCTTCTAGTATCTGATATGTTTTTGGATAGGACATAAACAGAGTGCTTCTTGATCCTTTTGTATgtcttactttttaatcatcaaggATAATATTGCTTAAAATGCATGCCTTGCATGTAGAAAGTCTTGATCTGGGAGAGAATAAACTGGGGATTTTTATATTACATTTAGATTGTCCTCCTATACCTTAGTCTGAAACTAAGAGAATGACTTCCGCTTTGTATCCTTTCTCTTAGGTTATTCGTTTTTATCTATATATTTATGATTGtcatactgtcacggacaaacttttaaataagatgtttgatgtaatacttatgtatgtccgtaccttttggtatgttcatgctttgcacaacatgtagagggacggtcgaaggcttgatagtcccattttaattgggtttggtggccgctttaggcttgtaagtaaaagttatgtcatgtggacacttgtgagagatattcggtctatagtggatcattttgaccctttgttgtgcaactgttcagagcttgtaaagtctgtttgtaatttgcattgtctatgaaatgttttcggaaatgtttgcttgtggatcccgagtgaggcgttttctctaacccgttttctcttttgtgggtcctaagggaccatgggaggcttcggggaggttgacctttgcggacggacacacaagggtgccgcatgacttaggcaaaaaccagctaagttcgtgacagatggtatcagagctggacaagcactcatagaaacacttagcatgcaaacgtgggggacatagcggggttgcgttgagggcagtcagcacacgcacgaccgtttgggtgaaaacgggtatggagatgtagggaaaaagagtcgctcggaggagcgggcatctgagattggcattcagaggaatgaacaacctttcgtgcaagaggcaccacgagaacaagcaagcttggaagaatggggggcgcacaaaggttgggatggctgagtttgagctacggcttaacgttgacaactatacttgttggtgctcaaggcaagcaaggcgcttggtaaaggatgagaccatgcaaggtggaatgagttgctcaacgaccgaaagagttgtgcaaagctcacaaaggtgaggggaattgctaactcgaagaattcggtactcatgcatgggcttgtatgcggacgatggaatgtttgtggccatcctaaggcgatcgaaactcggcgccatggagcattgaaactttctcttcgtcatgtgaaggatacgttcgtaggaggctaaagtgtgcagcgagttcagcatgttgcaaggccttgagtggtgtagtgggGGTTCTATTGACGTGgaatcgcaatctagcaagtgcgtttgcaggaggcagaacaatgcgcagtttgttcagcaaatcagagtagtccaaggggatggtggtctccaaaacgaagagagatgttgctccaacgggatagatatccaggagggataagtcccggctctccataaggagaatcatatgcaacagaccgcacatgttgaggaggagtacctcaacaaacaacaactccacgaagctcaatggaccgagcaagcggcgatgagtcgtcgtatgatctcgcttgagagaatgcgttagtggatgcattgcgagatcaagtaggggagcaacccaaagcaacacaaatgaaggcatacttggagtcgaactcaagggagggttgacccgtggaatagtgggcgcgagggccaccatcaactcaatgcaaaaatgaggagcggagcaacttgggtgtaacttggcgaagtacccaagccgcatgaagggagccagcatagaagttggaacatagagcgaaggcacagtgctttccttggacagaggtcaaggacatgaactcttgcagaggcaagagtaggatcatgttgttccatgggtccttcattctgacggagcggactcatcttgcattgtgccaaagacgaagggagcttctgggcacatgcaccttatctcggagaagcatttgatagaggaacaaatgcgactcaatttgcgaaggcgaagttgggtttaaaaggccttggcacggggaaagaggacgtagaggcgggtactcttgaagaatatgctacagtgttgccatgaaggaagcgatgcgcagCGAAAATTGTGTTggaaggggcagaggcccaggatccagacaatggtgcaccattttcagcgaagtcggtggacttcgggagctactaggcgacggactgtcctagagcggtgcttcatctaggtgtgacccaagagcgggtggatgaaggtcgattgccaaaggagcgaacaaaatcaaaggtgaaAGAGactctgcgatgtattggtagaggccacatatggagggatcacaattcgagttcatcacacaaggatcagaatacaatagagatgtcaccaggaggcgacatggtgcagcggatcgtggtggaacagttcgtggcaatgcgatacacacgacatagtcccgtgagggactagatcatacggaggtatgatcgggagctactggaagctccactttgatgaacaacacgatgacaagaagggctatggattcaaggagtgaaggtcatggtaccgcagaggcgggtcttacatgcgtgcatcgaattttgcatcggatgaaagcattggtcattagcatatgggggatgtgttccaccaaggaaaaagtttgaatacaagtaccagtgagtcccatgggagggacttgatcatgcagaggtatgatcgaagcagttggagggttggactgctctagagcccatattcgcttaagggagcccgacaagtcagaggacaaggtcgagtaagcgaacgtttctaccaaggaagctaaggagaacaggatcggtgcaaatcctacaacgtgatggcagaggctatgcttgggagttgcagtctgtctttccatcgaccaaagagagctgcttggagaacacagaggtgttgaagcagggggtcgaaaggggcgaggaagcgacaatgagtccagagggacttagctactcaaagccaagcatcagttaaaatggaggtggactcggagaagtgccacagagacatatctactgatcgtgaagaaaagggatgcagatgcgaggcaacggatagtagggccatgggcatggcaacgcccaTGGCAACGCCCATGAAAGTTAatgatcccttgctcttatggagggagagcgcttggtcgtgaaaggggtcgtggaggtggagcatgcagaggcaaactccaagtaccgagacaagactgaagggcagaggctaaggaacttcgtaagaccggtgtcaacgagcttctcatcaagatagccgaaagtgaaggacttcgggttatgcaagagtgcacgaccaagaaacgaagcaggcagtgcgcggtgctgtacctttgctactcagtggagtaggcggcagggttgatggagaagacggtacaatcctagaggcgaccaaatctattagagaattactccaagttggggtgaaaacttcctacattctagaagttcgatggcattgagaaggtgaatcacagtaactaactcaatgcaaggagtgcaaacacttcaagtgcttcagaagcatgagcaaagagtaggcgaagaccagtaaccagctcgatgtatggagtacaacctcaaggaggcgagcgaagtcaagtaacctttaccttctcaactcttaagagaatgggtgaaaccgagtatcataattctcttatctatccagtagaggagctttgcacaggttcaaagacctttcgaagatAACTAAGtgaccattcgaagataacagGAGCTCTGTagaggaagtgacaactaagtgaaagaagagtcaatggacaaattttgtggaggaaggacccaaaacttcagaagtttgcgaggcaatgctcgttaaagctccaacaagcatccacccagttcaagcagcataaggcatttgagagactagcgcatagtaaggatggtcttttccttcatctggaggatccgcaagaaccaacatggatcaacacaactcagtcaATCCCACACtatagtcagagtcattggcgagttgaagcagcatagcggatcaaaggttcgactactcaaaaacagtagcggagagcagctaggagccaggaggcacattgcagctggagcagaagattgaagactcagcaaaagcaaggagttgcagtgttggcaaaggcttcgacgaggacatcgaaggaataagtgggggagaatgtcacggacaaacttctaaacaagatgtttgatgtaatacttatgtatgtccgtgtcttttggtatgttcatgctttgaacagcatgtagagggacggtcgaaggcttgatagtcccattttagttgggtttggtggtcgctttaggcttgtaaataaaagttgtgtcatgtggacacttgtgagagatctttggtctgtagtggatcattttaaccctttgttgtacaactgttcagagcttgtaaagtctgtttgtaatttgtattgtctatgaagtgtttttggaaatgtttgcttgtggatcttgagtgaggcgttttctcaaacccgttttatcttttgtgggtcctaagggaccatgggaggcttcagggaggctgacctttgcggatggacacgcaagggtgccacacgacttaggcaaaaccagctaagttcgtgacaataCTATTTAATGAACATGGACATCaattgttttgattgatacttaaATACTGTTTTGAAAGTCCATATCTAATATTGGAAACAAATCTATTGAAGAGATAACTGTGAAGCATCTTGTGTCTTTGAAGATTCAAGGAATAGCTATAAACTGGTGAAGATACGGTACCTTCATAATGCATTGAACCTGGTAATTTTTTGGCGAGTACATGAAAACTTTAATACAGTTATTTTACTAATTTAAGCAGGTAAAACAGCATATATCGCTGATTCCTCGGGTACATGCGATGATCGAAAGCATATATGTTCTGATTTAACCTTTGGTTGAGGGGTAGATTCTTTATCTTTCTATGGCAGACTCTCTTTCAGAGTAGGCAAGGTGATCTCCATCTCTGTTAGGGCTGATCATCATTGTGCTGTTtttagtttcatttttttttacataCCCATTTAATCATTTTAGCATCTCAGAGGGAAATTATGGGTACTTGGAGCATTTGGGGCTGGTGTTTTAGGCATCAAAAGCTCCACATATTACATCCTCTGTGAGGGTACCATTAATAAATGGGACAATTTTGGTATTTCTTTAGAAAAAAAAGTGTCTTTGTTTAATTAATCATTAGGAATAAACGGATGTTTTTTGTATgcctaagaaaaaaaaatttatttttatttttattatatttttaacattTAATTAGCAAAGAAAACAAGTGTTCTTAAATCTTAAGATAAATCTAATATGCTTGCTTTCCTTCTAATCATCTCTTATTTTTTGATGTCGATTGGTCCTATCCTTAATAGGCAGCAAAGCAGAAGAACCAAAGGTTGCAGGGGATCCACTGGCTGCCATGGGCAAAGCCGGTGCTGTCCTCATGGTGTGCAGGACTTGTGGTAAGAAGGGTGACCACTGGACGTCCAAGTGCCCCTACAAGGATCTCGCCCCGCAAACAGACAGTTTCGTTGACAAGCCCCCAGGTGCTGAAGGTGCAGCTTCATCTGCGGGCACTGGCAAGGGTGCCTACGTGCCCCCAAGCATGAGAGCCGGTGCAGAGAGGAGTGGCACTGAGATGAGGCGTCGGAACGATGAGAACTCGGTTCGTGTAACCAATCTCTCGGAAGACACCCGTGAGCCTGACCTGTTGGAGCTCTTTCGGACATTTGGCCCTGTGACTCGTGTCTATGTTGCTGTGGACCAGAAGACTGGAGTTAGTCGAGGATTTGGTTTTGTCAACTTCGTCAATAGGGAAGATGCGGAGCGAGCCATCAACAAACTTAATGGCTATGGCTATGACAACCTTATCCTACGGGTTGAGTTGGCGACTCCAAGGCCAAATTGAGGTGCTGCAATCTGCAAGCTTTTTAGCATATTATTATTACATGTTCTTAAGACAGCTTCAGTGGCTTCATAATTTTGACCTAAAAGTATGTTTgaatatttcataattcgaacAGGACAGTAATGCATTTATGTTAAGCTCAGCTTATATCGGTTTTGAATTTACGAGTGATTCATATCATGTTGTGACTgaaatgaaatagaaatgatgtcTTGGAGCCTGATGGAAGCATGCCAAACCAGAAACGAGACTTGAGAGGGGATTGTAACTCAGCTACTTCAGTCAAATTGGAAGATGATCCATCGGACGTTCTTTCGTTGGGCCCTTGGTTTGTTGGGAGTCGAGCTCTCACTTCCATGCGAATATGGGCAAGATACGTAGGAGCTTCTTCTGAAATGACTCCTCCGGGagattttgaacttgtcaatGAAAACATGAGCTATGGGCCAACATCCTTATTGCTAAATATGAAGATTTCAACTCTTGGGATGATCATAAAACTACCAAAATATCTCATGTTAGGAGGGGCCTTGTCTGAGGTGACTAACAACATGCTTGAGCCCTGTCAGTCGtctcccccctccccctccccccttcACTAGAAGTCTAGATCAATTACCTTCAGCTGGTTCAACTCTCCAACTAAAGCTCACTATCTCATTTGAACATTCAATCACTTGTTTTTCGATTAAATGTGATTAACTTCAACTTTTTTTGTTATATAGAACCCTGGACTATGAGCATGTCAATTTTTTTGGGGTCTTATCTGAGTAtcttcagatttttttttaagattcCAAATTAAAATAGGTCGTTCCTGTGTTtttgttaaaaaaagaaaaaaaaaaaaccagagaTGGATCTTAAAGAAGACTTGAGGAACCTCTCTGTCTGTAATCCCGATCCTGCAAACTTGAACCTCCGACCGTCAATCAGCACCACCCCTTTGTATCTCGAGTTCATGATGAAGTTGAGGAACAGAAGTCATCGAAAGGAGCGTGGTTTCTTGGCGTGCCATCAAATCATAAGTCCACTCTTTGACGTTCGAAACCTGTCCTGACGTATAAACACGAATCAAACTCGAATTAGAGTTGTAGAATACAAATCTCTCTTAAAGATGGGCGTTTTGAGGCTTTCCATGAGAGAGGAATGCAAGTCCATCTTCCTTTCTTCAGTTACCTACCGCAGACCGGGGGAGAGAAAGACAAGTTCGTCTTGAACACAGGCATTCGGAGCTTTGTCCCACTCTTACCGTGTCCGAGTGAATCCAACAAACATGTTAGGTGCCACGCTATGTCACCATGCCAGCCCAACCCCACTTCCTCTGGTACGGCAGCCAAAAGCGAGCGCCACAGCCCTCATGTGGTGCTGCACGATATTGACAATGCGAGGGAGATGGATGTGGACGGGGACGAGCCAGGTCTTGTGGAGACCTGGACAAGCAGTCCGTGCTCGCAGAAGAAAGTACCGAACAGTACTATCGGTGCTTGATCTACCAGAGCGAGGACGAGAATTATAAATATGGGCTCTTTTCACTGGCGTCTTCTTGCTGGGAAATGCTGCTGTTTTCATGCTCATCTGAGTTTAATTACTCTCTCTCCTGGAAAGAAGAAGATCATGGATATTAATT
This DNA window, taken from Musa acuminata AAA Group cultivar baxijiao chromosome BXJ3-7, Cavendish_Baxijiao_AAA, whole genome shotgun sequence, encodes the following:
- the LOC135643257 gene encoding uncharacterized protein LOC135643257; this encodes MAVDMGKLRWGELEDDAEDLDFLLPPRVVVGPDENGVKKVTEYRFDDEGNKVRVTTTTRVRKLTRARLSKRALERRSWPKFGDAAHEDAGARLTMVSTEEILLERPRAPGSKAEEPKVAGDPLAAMGKAGAVLMVCRTCGKKGDHWTSKCPYKDLAPQTDSFVDKPPGAEGAASSAGTGKGAYVPPSMRAGAERSGTEMRRRNDENSVRVTNLSEDTREPDLLELFRTFGPVTRVYVAVDQKTGVSRGFGFVNFVNREDAERAINKLNGYGYDNLILRVELATPRPN